One Belonocnema kinseyi isolate 2016_QV_RU_SX_M_011 chromosome 6, B_treatae_v1, whole genome shotgun sequence genomic region harbors:
- the LOC117174365 gene encoding TBC1 domain family member 12-like, which translates to MKSPSSQSVSNGVTLSNGQQNGNLKSFDRHKARANKNGRIDSTNFHPPSNGLGKQQLVSLSGGTICCNSVEIDEALACDVAPVTTPKTKALCVHIRENKWYDAGNTISVGVAGSSLNQALETMPLAYSPVMKKVYALEETQNSNGVQQQTKNQAIEFSNECNKNSFINSRTETEAKEETSSLNDSPRNSLPHSCSSTVSSLSEFSPSGSFQGTEEQQQQQQQQQSSPEKGKLWPLNSSFVKNVFSWKSKEPQRASSTGSPSRNVDRIGGSLALIQQPRPANLPAKSAAEEENHRRQYSAILEAARKRELKEERDRKNQRAQQLKEEQRLTEDSLVWNTQVLPQFESLKNTRKVRDLWWRGLPPSVRGKVWKLAICNSLNITPHLYNICLDRALLNPVNESMAAIRLDVSRTFPSLCVFQDGGPLSESLQGVLAAYAVYRPDIGYVQGMSFVGGVLALNMDSTDAFTCFANLLNCPCHRAAFSLDQKQMSIYYKVYSSALANKLPKVYSHFSIAGLSPDLYLLDWLYTVYAKALPLDVACRIWDVFLRDGEEFLFRAALGVLHLYQEELLTMDFVRGAQFLTRLPENIQADALFNSISQMSTMVGTSTFQQMLAQVSSV; encoded by the exons ATGAAGAGCCCTTCGTCGCAGTCCGTAAGCAACGGTGTCACCTTGTCAAATGGACAGCAAAATGGTAATTTAAAGTCCTTTGACAGACACAAAGCACGAGCCAACAAAAACGGACGAATTGATTCCACGAATTTTCACCCTCCGAGCAACG GTCTGGGCAAGCAGCAGCTTGTTTCTCTGAGCGGGGGCACAATATGTTGCAACAGTGTAGAAATCGACGAAGCTTTGGCTTGCGATGTGGCGCCAGTAACAACACCAAAAACAAAAGCGCTATGCGTGCACATTCGAGAAAACAAATGGTACGACGCCGGCAATACGATCTCGGTGGGTGTAGCTGGGTCAAGCTTAAACCAGGCCCTGGAGACCATGCCTCTGGCTTACAGTCCAGTCATGAAAAAGGTCTATGCTCTAGAAGAAACACAAAACTCGAACGGCGTCCAGCAGCAAACTAAAAATCAAGCTATCGAGTTCTCCAACGAGTGTAACAAGAACTCATTTATCAACTCTCGAACGGAAACGGAAGCAAAAGAAGAAACCAGTAGTTTGAACGACAGTCCTAGAAACAGTTTACCACACTCTTGCAGCAGCACTGTCTCTTCCTTGAGTGAATTCTCGCCCTCTGGTAGTTTCCAGGGAACTGAAGAAcagcaacaacaacaacaacagcaACAATCTTCTCCAGAAAAAGGCAAACTCTGGCCCTTGAATTCCTCTTTCGTGAAGAACGTCTTCTCCTGGAAATCAAAGGAACCTCAACGAGCCTCAAGTACCGGGAGTCCATCACGAAACGTAGACAGAATTGGAGGCAGCCTTGCTCTCATCCAACAACCTCGACCCGCAAATTTACCGGCGAAAAGTGCCGCTGAGGAGGAAAATCACCGCAGACAGTACAGTGCAATTTTGGAAGCTGCGCGAAAGCGAGAGTTGAAAGAGGAGCGAGATCGTAAGAATCAGAGAGCACAGCAGCTTAAAGAAGAGCAAAGATTGACGGAGGATTCTCTCGTTTGGAATACGCAAGTTTTGCCGCAGTTTGAGTCTCTGAAAAACACGAGGAAGGTCCGGGATCTCTGGTGGCGAGGATTACCACCGAGTGTTCGGGGCAAGGTCTGGAAGTTGGCGATATGCAATAGTCTGAACATCACTCCACATCTTTACAACATCTGCTTGGACAGAGCTTTGTTGAATCCCGTAAACGAATCCATGGCTGCGATTAGATTGGACGTTTCGAGGACCTTTCCCTCCCTCTGCGTTTTTCAAGACGGAGGACCATTATCGGAGAGTCTTCAGGGTGTCTTGGCGGCTTATGCTGTCTACCGACCTGACATTGGCTATGTCCAGGGGATGAGCTTTGTGGGGGGTGTGCTCGCCCTGAACATGGACTCGACAGACGCCTTCACTTGCTTCGCAAATCTGCTCAATTGTCCTTGTCATCGAGCAGCCTTCAGCCTGGATCAGAAGCAAATGAGTATTTATTATAAAGTCTACTCTAGTGCACTCGCGAACAAATTGCCAAAGGTCTACTCTCATTTCTCGATTGCTGGACTCAGTCCGGATCTTTATCTGCTGGATTGGTTGTACACCGTTTATGCGAAGGCGTTGCCTCTTGATGTGGCTTGTCGAATTTGGGACGTATTTTTAAGGGACGGGGAGGAATTTCTGTTTCGAGCGGCTCTTGGGGTTCTGCATTTGTATCAGGAGGAGTTGCTGACAATGGACTTTGTCAGAGGGGCGCAATTTCTGACGAGGCTGCCGGAAAATATCCAGGCGGATGCTTTGTTTAACAGTATTAGTCAAATGTCTACCATGGTGGGGACAAGCACTTTCCAGCAGATGTTAGCTCAAGTCTCTTCGGTGTAA